Sequence from the Microbacterium faecale genome:
CCTCACCAAGGACGCGACGATCCGCGAGATCCATCACCGCGTGAAGAACAACTTGCAGACGGTCGCGTCGCTCCTGCGGATCCAGGCGCGTCGCACGGCGAGCGACGAGGCGAAGGAATCCCTCCTACAGGCGATGCAGCGCGTCTCGGCAATTGCGGTCGTGCACGACACGCTCTCCGAGGGCCTCAGCCAGAAGGTCGACTTCGACGAGGTGTTCAGTCGCGTGCTGCGCCTCGTTGCGGAGGTCGCGGCGGCGCAGAACACGGTCGCGCATACGCGGAAGATGGGTTCCTTCGGCACGCTGTCGAGCGAGTACGCGAACCCGCTCGCGCTTGCGCTGACGGAGGTCGTCACGAACTCCGTCGAGCATGGCCTTGCCGGGCGCGAGGGGCACGTCGAAATCACCGCCGATCGCGATGAGGACGAGCTTCGCGTCCGCGTTCGCGACACCGGAGCAGGCCTCCCCGAGGGGCGCGTCGGTCACGGTCTCGGGACGCAGATCGTCCGTACCCTCGTGCAGGGCGAGCTGAGCGGGACGATCGAGTGGCGGACCATTCGCGGGTCGGACAGTGACTTCGAAGGCGGCACCGAGGTCGCGATCGATATCCCCCTGCGCTGGACGAAGAGCGCCGAGAGCACGCGCCCCGCCGAAGGCGAGGGCGTGCTCTGACGGAAGGCGGCGTCAGCCGGCGCGGCGGGCGCGTGCGGCGCGGCGCTTCAGGGCGCGGCGCTCGTCTTCGCTGAGGCCACCCCAGACGCCGGAGTCTTGGCTCGTCTCGAGCGCGTACTGCAGGCAGACCTCGGTGACCGTGCAGCGCGCACACACCGACTTCGCCTTCTCGATCTGATCGACCGCGGGTCCCGTGTTGCCGACGGGGAAGAAGAGTTCCGGGTCGACCGTAAGGCAGGCCGCCTTGTCACGCCAGTCCATGCTGAGGTGCTCCTTGAGTGGGTGGTGGGGTAATAGTGGTTCAGCGGTGGTCGGGTGATCGACTACGCTGGATGTGTGACGGGCCCGTGGCCCCGCACCCCACCACACTGTGGGAAACACACCGTGAACAATTGTCGTACAGGTGTTGCCCACGATCAAGGGTTTTGGCAAATGTCCAGGATTTTCATGCAGCGCGCCGCCGTTTCGCTGCTCGCAGTCGAGGCGATCGGGCTCGCCGCCCTCACCGTGTGGGAGGTCATCTCCTTGGTGCGCGGGGATCTCTCCTCCCTCGCGACATCGCTCGCACTCCTCGTGATGTCTCTCCTCGCGACGAGCGCGCTCGCGGCATTCGCCTTCGCGGTCCACACGGGTCGCGCCTGGGGGCGTTCGGGCGGGATCGTGGCACAGGTGCTGATCTTCGCCGTCGCCGTGGGTGCTGTGCAGGGCGCCGACGCACACTGGGGGATCGCCGCCGCGCTCGCGCTGCCGGCGATCGCCACCTTCGCGGCGCTGATCGGATCGGCGCGTCGCGCCGACGAGGCACCGCGCGACTGATCGCCGCGTCGGTCTGAGCGCCCGGGGTACCGGGCGCTTTGTCATTGGCGGGAATACTCTTCATCGCAAAGCGTTGAACTTGACAAGACGCGACTCAAGATTGCAAAGTTGAGTCGTATCGCATCACGTTTCACGAGGAGTGGATACATGCCCGAGATGGATTTTCCCGGCGGATCATTCGACGAGTTCCTCGCGCGCTACCTCCAGGGTCAGCGTGCGCGTCAGGCGCGTTCGGTCGATCTCCGTGAGCTGTTGAGCGCCCGATCGCACGAGATCATCCAGCGTGCGGGCGCGTTCGCGCTCGAGCGCGGGCAGCGCGAAGTCGACGCACTGCACCTCCTGCGCGTTCTGCCGGATGACGAATCCGTCGCCGCAGCGCTCCGCGCCGCCGGGGCGGACGCCGAGCAGATCGCGCAGGCCGCCGAGGCCGCGCTGCCCCAGCCGGCCACTGCCGTCGACGTCCCCGCCGCCGAGATGACGGCCGCATGCCGACGTGTGCTGTACCAGGCCGTGCAGGTCGCCCGCTCGTCCGGTGCCACCTACGTCGATCCGGAACACCTGTTCTTCTCGATCGTGCTGTCGCAGGAGACCCCCGCGGGCCGGATCCTGGCGGCGCACGGTGTCACGCCGGATGCCCTGCTGGGCGCCGCACGCGAGCGCCACGACGTCAGCGCACAGGGGCCGCAGCAGGAAGCGGAGACGAGCGCGACGATGCTGGAGACGTACGGCACCGATCTGACGGCGCTCGCTGAGGCTGGCGAACTCGATCCCGTGATCGGCCGCGCCGATGAGATCGAGCAGACCGTCGAGATCCTCTCGCGCCGAACGAAGAACAACCCGGTTCTCGTCGGCGAGGCGGGCGTCGGCAAGACCGCGATCGCGGAGGGCCTCGCCCGCGCGATCGTCGCCGGATCCATTCCGCAACAGCTCTCCGGCAAGCGCGTCGTGAGCGTCGATATGGCCGGCATGCTCTCGGGCGCCCGCTACCGAGGCGACTTCGAGGAGCGCCTGACGAAGACGCTCGAGGAGGTGGCGGCGCAGAAGGACGAGATCATCCTGTTCATCGACGAGCTGCACACGATCGTCGGTGCGGGCGGAAGCGGCGAGAGCGGCGCCATGGACGCGGGGAACATCCTCAAGCCGCGCCTCGCCCGTGGCGAGCTGCACCTCGTGGGCGCGACGACGCTCGACGAGTTCCGCCGGATCGAGAAGGATGCGGCGCTCGCCCGCCGTTTCCAGCCCGTGCGCGTCGGCGAGCCGAGCGTCGCCGACGCCGTGCAGATCCTGCACGGCCTGCGCGAGGCGTACGAGACGCACCATGCCGTGACGTACACCGAGGATGCGCTCGAAGCCGCCGTCACGCTCAGCGACCGGTACCTGTCAGACCGCGTACTGCCCGACAAGGCGATCGACCTGATCGACCAGGCCGGCGCCCGGCTGCGCCTGCGGCTCGGGGAGAGGACCTCGCGAGAAGACCTCGACGCGCAGCGCGCCGAACTCGAGCGCGAGAAGACCGAGGCCGTCGCCGCCGAGGACTACGAGGAGGCGTCGCGGATCCGCGATGAGATCGTCCGCGTGACCGAACGGATCGACCGCGGGGCCGCCGACAGCGCCGCCGTGGTCGACGAGGAGCAGATCGCGGCCGTCGTGAGCCGCGCGACGGGCATCCCCGCGAACCGCATGACCTCGGGCGAGCGCGAACGTCTCGCCCTGCTCGAGCAGGAGCTCCACGCGCGCGTCATCGGCCAGGAAGACGCGGTCGCGGCGGTGTCGAAGGCCGTGCGGCGCAGCCGGACGGGCATGGCGGACGCGCGCCGTCCGGTCGGATCCTTCCTCTTCCTGGGGCCGACCGGCGTGGGCAAGACCGAGCTCGCCAAGGCCCTCGCGTCGAGCCTGTTCGACGACGAGAACCAGGTGGTCCGCTTCGACATGAGCGAGTACGGCGAGCGGCACACCGTCAGCCGGCTCGTCGGGGCCCCTCCCGGATACGTCGGCTACGACGAGGCCGGGCAGCTCACGGAGCGTGTGCGGCGCAACCCGTATTCGGTCGTGCTGTTCGACGAGATCGAGAAGGCACACCCGGACGTGTTCAACCTGCTGCTGCAGGTGCTCGACGACGGCCGCCTGACCGATGGGCAGGGGCGCACTGTCGACTTCCGCCACACGGTGATCATCATGACCTCGAACCTCGGCAGCGAGTTCCTCGCATCGCGTTCGGGAGCGATCGGCTTCTCGGCTTCGGGGCGCGAGTTCGACGAGAAGGACCTGCGTGACCGCGTGATGGGACGCCTGCGGGAAAACATGCGGCCGGAGTTCCTCAACCGGATCGACGAGATCGTGCTGTTCCGGAAGCTCGAGCGCGACCAGCTCCGCGAGATCGTGGAGCTCGTGCTCGGCGCCACGCGGCGTCGTCTCGATGCGCAGTCCGTGGCGATCTCGGTCACCGATGCAGCGCTCGAATGGCTCGCCGCGGAGGGATATCAGCCCGAGTACGGGGCGCGTCCGCTGCGTCGCGTGATCCAGCGGGAGATCGACGATCGGATCGCCGACCTGTTCGTGTCGGGGGCGCTCGACGAAGGCGGATCCGTCGTCGTCGACGTTGCGGACGGCGCGCTCGCCGTGCGCGCGGACCAGGTGGTCCCGGTATAGCCAAGCGACCAACGATCGATGGCGACCCCTCTGGCATCAAGCGGACGGGTCGCCGTCGGCGCGCCTCAGAACAGCAGGTAGATCGCGCCCACGACGGTGAGGATCACGACGATCCGCTCGAACACCGCCTGGGAGACGCGCCGGATCACGAGGCGTCCGATCGCGGCGCCGATGACGAGGGGGAGCAGCAGCACGAGATCGAGCCAGACGGTCTCAACCGTGATGAGGCCGAGGCCGATCGAGAAGGGCAGCTTCGCGACGTTGACGATCGCGAAGAACCACGCCGCGGTGCCGAGGAACGCCTTCATCTCGAACCGTGAGGCGAGGAAGTACATTGACATGACGGGGCCGCCGGCGTTCGCGACCATCGTCGTGAACCCGCCGAGGGATCCGTAGCCGATCACGGCGCCGCGCCCGCCCGGCACCCGGCGCTGCTCCTGTTCGATGCGGCGTCGCCACATCGTCAGCGCGATGAGCGCGAGCAGGACCACCCCGATGGAGCGCTTGACCCAGACGTCGTCGACGAACGCGAGGAAGGCCGCTCCGACGATGAGGCCGATGATCACCGATGGTGCGAGCCGGACGAGCGAGCGCAGGTCGGCGTGGCGTCGGTAGAGGGCGAGGGCGAATACGTCGCCGACGAGCAGCAGCAGGAGCATCGCGCCGGTCGACTCGCGCGCCGGCATCACCGCGGCGAACAGCGCGATGCCGAGCGTGTTCGCGCCGGGGAGACCCGTCTTCGAGGCGCCGACCGTCATCGCCGCGAACGCGAGGGCTGCCCAGGCGATCGGGGCCAGCTCGGGGAGGGTCACGCCCTCAGGCTATCCGGCCCCGGTCTCGTCGAGAGCGCGCGCGAGGTCGGCGACGAGGTCGTCCGGATCTTCGAGGCCGACCGACAGTCGAAGCGTCGCCCACGTGATGCCCGCGGCCGCCAGCTGCGCGGGCGTCATGTGATTGTGCGTCATCGAAGCGGGGTGACAGACGAGCGTGCGGGCGTCGCCGATGTTGGCGACCAGTTTCACGACGTCGAGCCGGTCGATGAAACGTGCGGCGTGGGCGAAGGACTCCTCGGCGTCGGCGTCGTCGGGCTGGGCGAGCTCGAAGGCGAACACCGACGGGATCCCCTTCGGATACTGGCGCTGGGCCGATGCGTGATATCTGTTCGTCGCCAGCCCGGGGTGATGGACTACGCGCACGCCGGGATGCTCGTCGAGGAACGTCGCCACCTGCAGCGCCGAGGCGGTGTGGCGCGCCATGCGCAGGTCGAGCGTCTCGAGACCCTCCAGCAGCTGAAATGCGTTGAACGGACTCAGCGCCGGCCCGAGATCCGCGATGTACTTCGACTTCAGCAGGGTCGTGAATGCGCCTTCGCGTCCGAACGCCTCCCACAGCGGCACGTCGCCAAAGCGCCAATGGGGCTCGAACAGCCCCGGCCAGCGCTCCGGTTCCGCCGCGAAGTCGAACGTGCCGAGATCGATGACGGCGCCGCCGAGGGACGTGCCGTGACCGCCGATGAACTTCGTCGCCGAATGCACGACGATGTCGGCGCCGTGATCCTTCACCCGGATGAGCGCCGGGGTCCCGACCGTGTTGTCGACGACGAGGGGGACACCCGCGTCGTGGGCGATGTCGGCCACCGCGCGGATGTCGAGAACCTGAGCGATCGGATTGGCGACCGTCTCGGCGAACAGCAGGCGGGTCGTGGGGCGCACGGCGTCACGCCAGGCCGCGAGATCGTCCGGATCGACGAACGTGACGTCGATGCCGAGGTCGCGGAACGTGTCGTCGAACAGATCGACGGTGCCGCCATAGAGCGAGCTCGACGCGACGATGTGGCCACCGCGGCCGGCGAGCGCGAGGCTGGCGACGGTCGTCGCCGCCTGCCCGGATCCGACCGCCGCCGCGGAGCCGCCGCCCTCCAGCGCCGCGAGACGCTTCTCGAAGATCGCCTGTGTCGGCGTCCCGTTGCGGCTGTAGATGTTGCCGGCCTTGCGCAGCGCGAACATCTCACGTGCGTCCTCGAGGGATGCGAACTGATACGCCGACGTCTGGTAGATCGGCGTGGCCACGGAATTATGCGGCGTGCCGGGGGTGTACCCCGCGTGCAGCTGGAGCGTCGCGGGGGAGTACGAGTGGCCTGCGGAGGTCATGTCGTCAATCACACCCGATGGCGCCCGCGGCGCCAAGGACAGTGACGCTATGTGTCAGGGCACGAGGAGCTGCTTGCCCGGCTCGCCCTCCTGGTTCGCCGTCTGGGCCTCGCCCGCGCGATCGAGTGGGAACGTGCCGCCGAGTTCGACGTCGAAGTATCCGGCCGCCATCAGCGCGAGCGCGACGGGAACGGCTTCGGCGCGCCACGCGAGCTGCTGCGGGGTCATCGGCGTCGAGGCGCCGCCGAGGAACGTGCGCATGCCGAGCTCCTCCGCCTTCGCGCCGAGGACGATCGACGTGATCCGCGAGGTGTCGTCGAGCAGTTCCAGCGACGCCTCGAGCACACCGTCGGCGCCCGCGCAGTCGATGATCGCGTCGACGCCATCGGGCGCCGCCTCGAGCACGCGCCCGGTCAGCCCGTCGCCGTAGCGGATCGGGTCGGCCCCGAGGTCGCGGACGCGGTCGGCCCGCCGGTCGCTCGTCGTGCCGATCACGCGCGCGCCGAAGAGGACGGCGAATTGGGTGATCGCCTGGCCGACGGATCCGGATGCGCCGTGGACGAGGAGCGTGTCATCTTCGCCGACGCTGAGCGACTTGAGCACCTGATATGCGGTTCCGGCGGGGATCCCGAGTGCGGCGCCCTGTGCCGCCGAGACGCCGGCGGGACGCGCGAAGGCGTTCGCCGCGTCGATGACGACGTCCGTCGCGTACGCGCCGGCCGCCCCGAAGAACGCGACCGGATCGTCCACGCGGAACCCGTCCACGCCCTCGCCGACCGCCGTCACGGTGCCCGCGCCGTCGGATCCGGAACGCCACGGCCCGTCGCCCGCGAGCGGACGACCGCCCGATCGCAGCTTGATGTCGAGCGGGTTGACGCCCGCGGCCTCCACGCGGACCGCCAGCTGGCCCGGTCCGGGCGCCGGGTCGTCGACCTCGACGACCGTGAGGACTTCGGGACCGCCCACCTGTGTGAACTGCACTACCTTCGCCATGCCCCCACGCTACCGCGCCCGCGGGGCCGGCGCCGGGTCAGAGGTGAGCGCGGTAGGCGTCGCGCGCCGGCGAGGTCGACGGCGGCAGCTCGGCGAGGGTCGTCGGCTTCCAGTTGGGGCGCTCGCCCGTCAGCGCCCACGCCGCCTGGGTGGCGGCGCCGAGCGCGACGTACTCGCCGGGGTCCGGCACGACGACGGTGACGCCGAACACCTCGGAAGCGATCTGCCGCACGGCCGGGCTCTGCGCGGCGCCGCCGGTGAGCAGTACGCGCTTCGCCTCGACGCCGAGCGCGCGCATCGCGTCGAGTCCCTCCGCGAGGCCGCAGAGGACGCCCTCGATGGTGGCGCGCGCGAAGTTCTCGCGCGTCGCCGACGCGAGCGTCATGCCGAACAGCGTCGCGGTGGCGTCCGGTCGATTCGGGGTGCGTTCGCCTTCGAACCACGGCTGCAGCACGAGCCCGCCGGATCCGGGTTCCGCAGCGAGGGCGAGGTCGGACAGCGCCGCATGGTCGACAGCGAGGAGTGCGGCAGCGGTATCGATCACGCGTGCGGCGTTCAGCGTCGTCACGATCGGCAGGAAGCCGCCCGCGGCGTCGGCGAAGCCGGCGACCGTTCCCGTCTCGTCGCGTGTCGGCTGGTCCGTCACGGCGAAGACCGTTCCGCTCGTACCGATCGAGACGCCGATGTCGCCGCCGCGCGCGCCCATGCCGAGCGCGGCGCCCGCGTTGTCACCGGCGCCCGGGGCGACGGTGCGTCCCGCGTGATCCGTGACCGATTCGCTCGGGCCCAACACTCGGGGGAGGATGACCTCGGCGGCCTCTCGCCGCAGCGCGAGCGAGAGCAGGTCTCGGTCGTACTCGTTCGTCGATGAGTTGAAGTACGCGGTGCCGCTCGCATCCGATCGGTCGGTGATGAGCTCGTCGAGCTGCGGGCCGAGCGCGGCCTCGTCCGCCGGCCCGAATCCGCGCAGGCGCCACGTCAGCCAGTCGTGCGGCAGCGCGATGGCGGCGATGCGCGCAGCGCGTTCCGGTTCCGCGTCAGCGAGCCACCGGACCTTGGTCGCCGTGAACGATGCCACCGGAACGACGCCGGTGCGCTCCGCGTACGCGTCCGCACCGATGGCCGCCGTGAGATCCACGGCGGCCTCGGCGGAGCGGGTGTCGTTCCAGAGCAGAGAGTCGCGGATGACCCGTCCGTCGGCGTCGAGCGCGACGAGGCCGTGCTGCTGACCGGCGATCGACCAGGCAGCGACATCGTCGAGGCCGCCGGCCTCCGCGATGGCCCCTTGGAGAGCCCGCCACCAGTGGGCGGGATCGACCTCGGTGCCGTCGGGGTGCGACGCGCGACCCGAGCGCACGACGGCGCCCGAATCGGCGTCACGGATGATGACCTTGCAGCTCTGCGTCGATGAGTCGACGCCGGCGATCAAATGGGGCATACCGCGATTATCTCAGCCTCGCGCGCCGAGCAGGTGCTCGGTAGCGAGCTGCTGCAGGCGAACGAACCCGAAGCCCTTGCCTCCGAAGTACGCGTTCGCGTCGAAGTCCTCGAACGCGGAGCGGTCCGCGAGCAGGTCGTCGTAGCTCTCGCCCTCGTTGAGCGTTGGCGTCGCCAGCTCGTCGACCTTGGCGGCCGCGAGCGCCTCCTGGACCTCGGGATCCGCACGGAACGCCTGCGCGCGCTCCTTGAGGAGCAGGTAGGTGCGCATGTTCGCCGCGGCGGAGTCCCACACGCCCGTCTCGTCCTCGGTGCGGCTCGGCTTGTAGTCGAAGTGGCGCGGGCCGGTGTAGGCCTGGCCGCCGCCCGGGGCGCCGTGCTCGAGCAGGTCGACCAGCGAGAACGCGTTGTGCAGGTCGCCGTGCCCGAACACGAGGTCCTGGTCGTACTTGATGCCGCGCTGGCCGTTGAGGTCGATGTGGAAGAGCTTTCCGTGGTACAGCGCCTGCGCGATGCCGGCGGTGAAGTTGAGGCCCGCCATCTGCTCGTGGCCCGTCTCCGGGTTGAGGCCGACCAGCTCGGGGCGCTCGAGCGTCTCGATGAAGGCGAGCGCGTGACCGAGCGTCGGCAGCAGGATGTCACCGCGGGGCTCGTTCGGCTTCGGCTCGATCGCGAAGCGGATGTCGTAGCCCTTGTCGGTGACGTAATCGCCGAGCAGGTTGACGGCCTCGCGGTAACGCGACAGTGCGGCCTGGATGTCCTTGGCCGAGTCGTACTCGGCGCCCTCGCGTCCGCCCCACATCACGTAGGTCTTCGCGCCGAGTTCGGCGGCGAGGTCGACGTTGCGCATCACCTTGCGGATGGCGAAGCGGCGCACGTCGCGGTCGTTCGAGGTGAAGCCGCCGTCCTTGAAGACGGGCGCGCTGAAGAGGTTCGTCGTCACCATCGGCACGACGATGCCGGTGTCGGCGAGCGCGCCCTTGAGCCGGTCGATCTGCGTCTGGCGCTCGGCGTCGCTCGAGCCGAATGCGAACAGGTCGTCGTCGTGGAACGTGAGGCCGTAGGCGCCGAGCTCAGCGAGCTTCTCGACGCCGTGGACGACGTCGAGCGCCGGACGGGTCGGGCCGCCGAATGGGTCGCCGCCGTTGTAGCCGATGGTCCACAGGCCGAAGGAGAACTTGTCGTCCTTGGTGGGGGTGAGGGTCATGATGAGCCGCCTTCCAGCGTCGTTGATGAATTGTTGTTGGTCAAAACGTATCACGCGGAGGTGCCGTTTTCAACGGATGGGGCTTGTGCCCAGCGGGCAGGAGTGCGTAAAGTCATCGCTCAGTCGAAGCGCTTCGCCTATGTTGCGCAGGGAGAGCCCGGGAGAGCGCAGTGGTCACGATCAACGAGGTCGCGAAAGCGGCGGGCGTCTCGATCAGCACGGTCTCGTACGCGCTGTCCGGGAAGCGGTCGATCTCGCGCGCGACCCGCGAGCGCATCGATCGTGCGATCCGCGAGCTCGGCTACACCCCGAACGCCGGCGCCAGGATGCTGGCTGGTGCGCGGACGAACATCCTCGCGCTCAGCGCGCCGCTCCATGCCGACGGCCACCTTCCGACGCACATGCGATTCGTGACAGAGGTCGTGCGCGCCGCTCGAGAGCGTGACTACGACGTCCTGCTGCTCGCTCGCGACGATGAGGTGACGGGGATTCGGCGGGTCGCGAGCACCTCGCTCGTCGACGGCGTCGTGGCGATGGGTGTGACCGAGCGTGACGAGCGCGTGGCCCTCGTTCGGTCGTTGGGGGTCGCGGCGGCGTTCATCGGCGTCCCCGGCGACAGCGGCGGCATCGCCTGCGTCGACCTCGACTTCGCCGAAGCGGCGCGGATGGCCGTCGAGCGCCTTGTCGCGGACGGTCACCGCACGATCGGCGTGATCGGGCACCCGCACGGCTATGTCGATCGGCAGCAGACGTTCATGGCGCGCTTCGAGGATGGTCTTGCCGCGGCGGCTGCGGAGGCCGGCGTGCGCATCGTCCACGAATGGGCCGAGGTCTCACGCGGGGCGGGCGCGCGTGCCGCCGACGCACTCCTGGATGCCGCGGAGCCGCCCACGGCGATCATCTTCCATTGCAACGAACCGGCGGTCGAGGAGGCGGAGCGACGCGTCCGCGAACGCGGTCTCGCGGTTCCGCAGGACCTGTCGCTGTTCGCCGCCGCGGCGAGCTACGACCCCGGTCGCCTCGAGATCCCGCTCAGCGGGATCACCCTGCCCATGGAGGAGATGTGCACGAGCGCGGTCGAAGCCGCGCTCGGCCTGCGCGACGGCGTCGCGCAGGCGACGACGCGGATCCTCGCCCCCGCGCTCGTCGATCGGGGGTCGGTAGCGGCCGTCGTGTGACGGCGCATCGCTTATTCGTTTGCCCATTGTCGAAACGCTTCGATCACGACGTGACCGATTCCGTCCGGCAGCAACACACCGCCGCATCTGCGGCATTCGCAGCACGGGACATCCGTCCCCTACAAGGAGGTAGAACATGAACGCTCGTCGGCTCATCGCCACGACGGGAATCGCCGCACTCGGTATCGCCGCTCTCGCAGGATGCGGACCGGCGGAACAGGAATCCGATG
This genomic interval carries:
- a CDS encoding WhiB family transcriptional regulator, producing MDWRDKAACLTVDPELFFPVGNTGPAVDQIEKAKSVCARCTVTEVCLQYALETSQDSGVWGGLSEDERRALKRRAARARRAG
- a CDS encoding histidine kinase, with amino-acid sequence MSRIFMQRAAVSLLAVEAIGLAALTVWEVISLVRGDLSSLATSLALLVMSLLATSALAAFAFAVHTGRAWGRSGGIVAQVLIFAVAVGAVQGADAHWGIAAALALPAIATFAALIGSARRADEAPRD
- a CDS encoding ATP-dependent Clp protease ATP-binding subunit; this encodes MPEMDFPGGSFDEFLARYLQGQRARQARSVDLRELLSARSHEIIQRAGAFALERGQREVDALHLLRVLPDDESVAAALRAAGADAEQIAQAAEAALPQPATAVDVPAAEMTAACRRVLYQAVQVARSSGATYVDPEHLFFSIVLSQETPAGRILAAHGVTPDALLGAARERHDVSAQGPQQEAETSATMLETYGTDLTALAEAGELDPVIGRADEIEQTVEILSRRTKNNPVLVGEAGVGKTAIAEGLARAIVAGSIPQQLSGKRVVSVDMAGMLSGARYRGDFEERLTKTLEEVAAQKDEIILFIDELHTIVGAGGSGESGAMDAGNILKPRLARGELHLVGATTLDEFRRIEKDAALARRFQPVRVGEPSVADAVQILHGLREAYETHHAVTYTEDALEAAVTLSDRYLSDRVLPDKAIDLIDQAGARLRLRLGERTSREDLDAQRAELEREKTEAVAAEDYEEASRIRDEIVRVTERIDRGAADSAAVVDEEQIAAVVSRATGIPANRMTSGERERLALLEQELHARVIGQEDAVAAVSKAVRRSRTGMADARRPVGSFLFLGPTGVGKTELAKALASSLFDDENQVVRFDMSEYGERHTVSRLVGAPPGYVGYDEAGQLTERVRRNPYSVVLFDEIEKAHPDVFNLLLQVLDDGRLTDGQGRTVDFRHTVIIMTSNLGSEFLASRSGAIGFSASGREFDEKDLRDRVMGRLRENMRPEFLNRIDEIVLFRKLERDQLREIVELVLGATRRRLDAQSVAISVTDAALEWLAAEGYQPEYGARPLRRVIQREIDDRIADLFVSGALDEGGSVVVDVADGALAVRADQVVPV
- a CDS encoding sulfite exporter TauE/SafE family protein produces the protein MTVGASKTGLPGANTLGIALFAAVMPARESTGAMLLLLLVGDVFALALYRRHADLRSLVRLAPSVIIGLIVGAAFLAFVDDVWVKRSIGVVLLALIALTMWRRRIEQEQRRVPGGRGAVIGYGSLGGFTTMVANAGGPVMSMYFLASRFEMKAFLGTAAWFFAIVNVAKLPFSIGLGLITVETVWLDLVLLLPLVIGAAIGRLVIRRVSQAVFERIVVILTVVGAIYLLF
- a CDS encoding O-acetylhomoserine aminocarboxypropyltransferase/cysteine synthase family protein; the encoded protein is MTSAGHSYSPATLQLHAGYTPGTPHNSVATPIYQTSAYQFASLEDAREMFALRKAGNIYSRNGTPTQAIFEKRLAALEGGGSAAAVGSGQAATTVASLALAGRGGHIVASSSLYGGTVDLFDDTFRDLGIDVTFVDPDDLAAWRDAVRPTTRLLFAETVANPIAQVLDIRAVADIAHDAGVPLVVDNTVGTPALIRVKDHGADIVVHSATKFIGGHGTSLGGAVIDLGTFDFAAEPERWPGLFEPHWRFGDVPLWEAFGREGAFTTLLKSKYIADLGPALSPFNAFQLLEGLETLDLRMARHTASALQVATFLDEHPGVRVVHHPGLATNRYHASAQRQYPKGIPSVFAFELAQPDDADAEESFAHAARFIDRLDVVKLVANIGDARTLVCHPASMTHNHMTPAQLAAAGITWATLRLSVGLEDPDDLVADLARALDETGAG
- a CDS encoding quinone oxidoreductase family protein, whose product is MAKVVQFTQVGGPEVLTVVEVDDPAPGPGQLAVRVEAAGVNPLDIKLRSGGRPLAGDGPWRSGSDGAGTVTAVGEGVDGFRVDDPVAFFGAAGAYATDVVIDAANAFARPAGVSAAQGAALGIPAGTAYQVLKSLSVGEDDTLLVHGASGSVGQAITQFAVLFGARVIGTTSDRRADRVRDLGADPIRYGDGLTGRVLEAAPDGVDAIIDCAGADGVLEASLELLDDTSRITSIVLGAKAEELGMRTFLGGASTPMTPQQLAWRAEAVPVALALMAAGYFDVELGGTFPLDRAGEAQTANQEGEPGKQLLVP
- the xylB gene encoding xylulokinase, which gives rise to MPHLIAGVDSSTQSCKVIIRDADSGAVVRSGRASHPDGTEVDPAHWWRALQGAIAEAGGLDDVAAWSIAGQQHGLVALDADGRVIRDSLLWNDTRSAEAAVDLTAAIGADAYAERTGVVPVASFTATKVRWLADAEPERAARIAAIALPHDWLTWRLRGFGPADEAALGPQLDELITDRSDASGTAYFNSSTNEYDRDLLSLALRREAAEVILPRVLGPSESVTDHAGRTVAPGAGDNAGAALGMGARGGDIGVSIGTSGTVFAVTDQPTRDETGTVAGFADAAGGFLPIVTTLNAARVIDTAAALLAVDHAALSDLALAAEPGSGGLVLQPWFEGERTPNRPDATATLFGMTLASATRENFARATIEGVLCGLAEGLDAMRALGVEAKRVLLTGGAAQSPAVRQIASEVFGVTVVVPDPGEYVALGAATQAAWALTGERPNWKPTTLAELPPSTSPARDAYRAHL
- the xylA gene encoding xylose isomerase, whose amino-acid sequence is MTLTPTKDDKFSFGLWTIGYNGGDPFGGPTRPALDVVHGVEKLAELGAYGLTFHDDDLFAFGSSDAERQTQIDRLKGALADTGIVVPMVTTNLFSAPVFKDGGFTSNDRDVRRFAIRKVMRNVDLAAELGAKTYVMWGGREGAEYDSAKDIQAALSRYREAVNLLGDYVTDKGYDIRFAIEPKPNEPRGDILLPTLGHALAFIETLERPELVGLNPETGHEQMAGLNFTAGIAQALYHGKLFHIDLNGQRGIKYDQDLVFGHGDLHNAFSLVDLLEHGAPGGGQAYTGPRHFDYKPSRTEDETGVWDSAAANMRTYLLLKERAQAFRADPEVQEALAAAKVDELATPTLNEGESYDDLLADRSAFEDFDANAYFGGKGFGFVRLQQLATEHLLGARG
- a CDS encoding LacI family DNA-binding transcriptional regulator, with the translated sequence MVTINEVAKAAGVSISTVSYALSGKRSISRATRERIDRAIRELGYTPNAGARMLAGARTNILALSAPLHADGHLPTHMRFVTEVVRAARERDYDVLLLARDDEVTGIRRVASTSLVDGVVAMGVTERDERVALVRSLGVAAAFIGVPGDSGGIACVDLDFAEAARMAVERLVADGHRTIGVIGHPHGYVDRQQTFMARFEDGLAAAAAEAGVRIVHEWAEVSRGAGARAADALLDAAEPPTAIIFHCNEPAVEEAERRVRERGLAVPQDLSLFAAAASYDPGRLEIPLSGITLPMEEMCTSAVEAALGLRDGVAQATTRILAPALVDRGSVAAVV